The genomic interval TCAATGGCGGCCACGGCGCAGTCCACGGTGGCGGCGCTTTTGCCGGTGCCCTGCTGAATGGCCGCAATGGCGGATTCCACCTCCTGCGTGGCCTTCATGGTTTTTTCAGCCAGATTGCGCACTTCGTCAGCCACCACGGCAAAGCCGCGTCCGGCTTCACCGGCGCGGGCCGCTTCAATAGCCGCGTTGAGGGCCAGCAGATTGGTCTGGTCCGCGATGTCGCGGATCAGGGTGAGCACCGTGCCGATGTCACGGGACTGCTTGTCCAGGTCCGCCATATCGTGTTTCAGACTCACGGATTGTTCCCGTACAGTGTGCAGACTTTCAATGGTCCGCAGGACAAGGCTGTTGCCTTCTCCGGCCTGTTCCTGCACGGAAGTGGCGGCTCCGGCCGCGCCTTCGGCGTTGCCCGCCACTTCCAGCACCGTGGAATTCATTTCGTTCATGGCCGTGGCAGCCCCGGCCAGACGGGTGGCGGCCACGCCGGCCTGATCCTTGACGTCTGAAAGGGAGCCGGTCAGCGTCTCGGCGGCTTCGTTGAGGGCGGTCACCACGCCTTCCAGTTGCGCCACCATGGCGGCGCGGGCCTTGGCGGCGGCTGTTTTGCTTTCTTCGGCCAGGCGGACTTTCTCGGTGATGTCCTCGCCGATTTCCACATGACCGATGGGCGTGCCCGCGGCGTCATGCAGATAGTCCAGCGAGATCTGCATGGTCTTGCCGTTGGGCATGTTGTTGATGACCTGCTTGTTGCCCAGGCGCAGCTGTTCAATGCCGCATTGAGGCGTGTTGCAGATGTTGCCCTGTTTTTCGGAACAATGCAGGCCGCGCACCTCATCCATGCTGGTTTTGTTCATGGATTTGAGCGAGGCCGTATTGCAGAAGGTCCAGTTCATGTCCATGTCCGTGACTGAAATGGCTTGGGGCAGGGTGTTGAGGATGCCCTCGTACCAGTGGGCCTGTCCCTCGCATCTCTCGACCATGGCCAGCATGGCCCCGGCCAGCGGCCGCAGACTGCCGGAACGCTCCACATCCAGAACCGCCGTATTGTCACCCGCGCTCACGGCACGGGCGTACTGCAGCATTTTTTTCAGAGGGGCGAGCCGGTTGGCGATGAACAAAGAACTCAACAGCACCACAAGAGCGGCAAAGCCCAGACCCGGAAGCGGAATCTCGTCCGGAACCAGGCGGATGTTGATGAGCACCCCCGCGCAGGATAAGCACAGGGCACAGATATGAACAAGGAGCAGAAGAGTGTTGAACGTGAAGCGCATAGTAATTTCCTCGGATGCGGACAGCGTGGAACGCTGTGCTGAAGTACGCCTGGACAGGCGGGCGTGGAGAGTGGGGGGATCCCTCCTGATGCGTGCCGGAGTTTCGCCGTGCCGGGGCTTCCGGGCCCCGGAGCGGCGTTCTCTCCTTGGACAGCGGCGCGGCATGCATGCAGACCGGGAGGAGAGAATCGTGCTTTTTCATATAAAGATAGTAAGTTGAAAGGGGACAGATTTACGCCGCCAGCATGCCCGGCAAAGCCGGGCAAACCCGGTTTTTATTATACATAACCTATGGTTATAATATATAATAAAAACAAAAATAAGTAATGATTTTCATTGCACATTTACCCATATGCAATGAAAATTACTTGTATTCAAAAATAAATTTTTTTGCAAGAAAAAAGGTAGCTGCGCGGTCGCAAGGCTTGACAGCGTCAAGGCGATCAGAAATCAGGAGCGGGTCGCGGTTTTCCCGGTATTTTCGCAGGGGGACGTCTGTCGGCTTGCGGCGCGGGGCAGCCCGAAAAGTCGCAATGTCGCGTCGTTAACCGGCCGTAACACGGCTTTGCCGTGAACGGCTTGCGCTCCACCCGGCGCGTTTTTTGAAACGGGCCGCCAGTGGGGCGAAACCCGCGTTTTACGGCACCTGCCGTCAGCCCACCAGGGCGGAAAGCATGATCACCAGGCAGACGCCCGCAATACAGGAAACAGTGGCCAGATTGCCGTTGCCCGAGGCATTGGCTTCGGGCACGACTTCTTCCACCACAACATAGATCATGGCTCCGGCGGCGAAGGAGAGGGCCACGGGCAGCAGTCCGGCGGTGATGCCGGCGGCCAGCGCGCCCGGCA from Desulfovibrio porci carries:
- a CDS encoding methyl-accepting chemotaxis protein, producing the protein MRFTFNTLLLLVHICALCLSCAGVLINIRLVPDEIPLPGLGFAALVVLLSSLFIANRLAPLKKMLQYARAVSAGDNTAVLDVERSGSLRPLAGAMLAMVERCEGQAHWYEGILNTLPQAISVTDMDMNWTFCNTASLKSMNKTSMDEVRGLHCSEKQGNICNTPQCGIEQLRLGNKQVINNMPNGKTMQISLDYLHDAAGTPIGHVEIGEDITEKVRLAEESKTAAAKARAAMVAQLEGVVTALNEAAETLTGSLSDVKDQAGVAATRLAGAATAMNEMNSTVLEVAGNAEGAAGAATSVQEQAGEGNSLVLRTIESLHTVREQSVSLKHDMADLDKQSRDIGTVLTLIRDIADQTNLLALNAAIEAARAGEAGRGFAVVADEVRNLAEKTMKATQEVESAIAAIQQGTGKSAATVDCAVAAIEEAGRVGEESGHSLQRISTLAEDSSSRVSAIATAATEQSAASEEINQNIAEVNQLSAAIATAMESASNQVRDMADQAYVLRDILNNIRSQDVEKDGEDAAA